Proteins from a genomic interval of Amycolatopsis sp. cg13:
- a CDS encoding alpha/beta fold hydrolase codes for MTRPSSSETVILLVHGAWHSALHWTSTQRALARHGLASVAVDLPGSGLDAPVPSGYFLPGQPGFASERSSLRDVTMQDSTDVVLDALVSARTRYRNVVLVAHSAGGAAASAAAEQAPELVDRLVYLSAFVPGGRPRFADYIEAKENAGAVQVPPVGDPAELGAIRINPLSPDPAVAGVIRRAFLDDLPEGSPESWRQFLHPDLPFANFTTPVPVSAARWGRISRSYVRLADDLALPPATQDLMIAEADQLTPENPFRVHSLPGGHSPFVTRPDELATTLAAAALHRSDR; via the coding sequence GTGACCCGACCCTCCTCGTCCGAGACCGTCATCCTGCTCGTGCACGGCGCCTGGCATTCCGCGTTGCACTGGACCTCGACGCAGCGGGCGCTCGCGCGCCACGGCCTCGCCAGCGTCGCCGTGGACCTGCCGGGGAGCGGGCTCGACGCGCCTGTCCCCAGCGGGTACTTCCTGCCCGGCCAACCCGGTTTCGCCAGCGAAAGGTCGTCCCTGCGCGACGTCACCATGCAGGACAGCACCGACGTCGTGCTCGATGCGCTCGTCAGCGCCCGCACCCGGTACCGGAACGTCGTGCTGGTCGCCCACAGCGCGGGCGGTGCGGCCGCGTCCGCCGCCGCGGAGCAGGCACCGGAACTCGTCGACCGGCTCGTCTACCTGTCCGCGTTCGTGCCCGGGGGCCGCCCACGGTTCGCCGACTACATCGAAGCGAAGGAGAACGCGGGAGCGGTCCAGGTGCCGCCGGTCGGCGATCCGGCCGAACTGGGCGCGATCCGGATCAACCCGCTTTCCCCCGACCCGGCCGTCGCCGGCGTCATCCGCCGGGCGTTCCTCGACGATCTCCCCGAGGGCAGCCCGGAATCGTGGCGGCAGTTCCTGCACCCCGACCTCCCGTTCGCGAACTTCACGACGCCGGTTCCGGTCTCCGCGGCGCGCTGGGGGCGGATCTCCCGCTCCTACGTGCGGCTGGCCGACGACCTCGCCCTGCCGCCCGCGACCCAGGACCTGATGATCGCCGAGGCGGACCAGTTGACGCCGGAGAACCCGTTCCGCGTGCACTCCCTGCCAGGCGGCCATTCCCCGTTCGTGACCCGGCCGGACGAACTGGCGACCACCCTCGCCGCGGCTGCCCTGCACCGGTCCGACCGATGA
- a CDS encoding MFS transporter gives MNSVRLSPPAQRLLLPIVLSGTFVQLFSVTVMQVGVVDVQRDLHAGTAETQLVLAAYTLTYACSLIVSARLGDKYGYRRMFVTGMALFTAASLGAAAAPDAWVLIAGRALQGFGSGLMAPQILSIIQSALPANRRPAALSAFGGTMAAASLAGPVLGGVLTQLDPLGLGWRAAMLLVVPVGIAALALSPALPSVHSARKPQRVDPVGATLSLLGFALLVFPLTMGRETGWPPWTWASLALAVAALTGFVISQRRSAEPLIQPSTLAEPATRWGLAAVLIFNAGVPSFTLLLSMHLQGAKGWSPLETGLSITPYAVGALAGSRIANSLGNRFGPRALAASSLAMGLVSVAVPMLIDLRWWYWLALCAGGVAFGVFTASAFTQIIARVRPEAAASVSGLLPTAQQLGGTLGVTFAGIAYAAPAATAGAALWHAMTYEAVAFAVAALCTLGGQRERTAARSAAPS, from the coding sequence ATGAACTCGGTGCGTCTTTCCCCGCCGGCGCAACGACTTCTGCTGCCGATCGTCCTGTCCGGCACCTTCGTCCAGTTGTTCAGCGTCACGGTCATGCAGGTGGGCGTGGTCGACGTTCAGCGGGACCTGCACGCCGGGACGGCGGAGACCCAGCTGGTTCTCGCGGCCTACACCCTCACCTACGCCTGCTCGCTGATCGTCTCCGCGCGGCTGGGGGACAAGTACGGCTACCGCCGGATGTTCGTCACCGGAATGGCGTTGTTCACCGCCGCCTCGCTCGGGGCCGCCGCCGCACCGGACGCATGGGTGCTGATCGCCGGGCGCGCCCTGCAAGGTTTCGGCAGCGGCTTGATGGCGCCCCAGATCCTGTCGATCATCCAGTCGGCGCTGCCCGCGAACCGCCGCCCCGCCGCACTGAGCGCCTTCGGCGGAACGATGGCGGCGGCCTCGCTCGCCGGCCCGGTGCTAGGCGGCGTGCTGACCCAGCTCGATCCGCTGGGACTGGGCTGGCGGGCGGCGATGCTGCTGGTCGTTCCCGTCGGGATCGCCGCCCTCGCGCTCTCGCCCGCACTGCCGTCCGTCCACAGTGCACGCAAACCCCAGCGCGTCGATCCGGTCGGTGCGACGCTGAGCCTCCTGGGTTTCGCCCTGCTGGTGTTTCCGCTGACCATGGGACGCGAGACCGGCTGGCCGCCGTGGACCTGGGCAAGCCTGGCACTGGCCGTGGCCGCGCTGACCGGTTTCGTGATCTCCCAGCGCAGGTCGGCGGAACCGCTCATCCAACCGTCCACATTGGCCGAACCGGCGACGAGGTGGGGACTGGCGGCCGTGCTGATCTTCAACGCGGGTGTCCCGTCCTTCACCCTGCTGCTGTCGATGCACCTCCAGGGCGCCAAGGGCTGGAGTCCGCTCGAGACGGGCCTGAGCATCACGCCGTACGCCGTCGGAGCGCTGGCCGGGAGCCGGATCGCGAACAGCCTGGGCAACCGGTTCGGTCCCCGCGCGCTCGCCGCTTCTTCCCTCGCGATGGGACTGGTGTCCGTTGCCGTCCCAATGCTCATCGATCTGCGCTGGTGGTACTGGCTCGCGTTGTGCGCCGGCGGAGTCGCCTTCGGGGTTTTCACCGCGTCCGCGTTCACCCAGATCATCGCCAGAGTGCGCCCCGAGGCCGCGGCCTCGGTTTCCGGCCTGCTTCCCACCGCGCAACAACTGGGCGGCACGCTGGGCGTCACATTCGCCGGCATCGCCTACGCCGCCCCGGCCGCGACCGCGGGCGCCGCGTTATGGCACGCGATGACCTACGAGGCGGTGGCTTTCGCGGTCGCTGCCTTGTGCACGCTCGGCGGCCAGCGGGAACGGACAGCCGCAAGGTCTGCCGCGCCCAGCTGA